Proteins from one Thiomicrorhabdus sp. genomic window:
- a CDS encoding phosphate-starvation-inducible PsiE family protein yields the protein MSNESDLLPTRRNRPPTKPEKSFKKLIHFFEFIGLVIIALATIYAGGHEAYRMILNHTVTLGDLLLLFLYLEVLAMVAIYLDSGKLPIRLPLYIAIVALARYLILDMKSLSEWQMLAIAATITLITISTLILRFGSLKYPYANKQKDD from the coding sequence ATGTCAAACGAGTCTGATCTGTTGCCGACACGTCGCAATCGCCCCCCCACCAAACCGGAAAAAAGCTTTAAAAAACTGATTCACTTTTTCGAGTTCATCGGTCTGGTCATCATCGCCCTTGCCACAATCTATGCCGGCGGACACGAAGCCTATCGCATGATTCTCAACCACACCGTCACGCTGGGCGACCTGCTTTTACTCTTTTTATATCTCGAAGTGCTGGCAATGGTTGCCATCTATCTGGATTCCGGAAAGCTGCCGATTCGCCTGCCGCTTTATATCGCCATCGTCGCTCTGGCCCGTTATCTGATTCTCGACATGAAGTCACTGAGCGAATGGCAAATGCTGGCCATCGCCGCAACCATTACTCTGATTACCATATCAACGCTGATTTTGCGGTTCGGGAGCCTCAAATACCCTTACGCAAACAAGCAAAAAGACGATTAA